The sequence below is a genomic window from Microbacterium sp. cx-55.
CGGCACGGGCTCGACGAGCGCGGGGTCGAAGTCCTCCCCCAGCGCCTCCCGGAATCCGGCGAGGCGGTCGGTGCCCGAGTCGCGGTCGAGGGCGGCGGCGATGATGCCGATCCGGCGGCGACCGGTGGCGCGGAGCCGCTGCGTCACGGCGCGTGCGGCGCCGCGGTTGTCGATGCCCACCCACGCCCCGCTGATGTCGGGCGGATGACCGACGTAGGCCGCGGGCAACCCGAGGCGCGAGACGACGGCCGTGATCGGGTCGTGCTCGCGCGCGGAGATGACGACGACGCCGTCGACGAATCCCCCGCTGAGGTAGCGCGCGACGCGGTCGGTATCGCGGGCCGTGTCGACCACGAGGCAGACCATCTGGTAGTCCGCTTCCGACAGGGCGGTGTTGGCTCCGAGCAGGATGCCGCCGATGTTCGGGTCCTCCAGGAACAGCGAGTGGGGTTCGTGCACGATGAGCCCGACGGCCTGGGTGCGCTGGCGCACGAGGTTCCGGGCGGCGGTGTTCGGCACGTAGCCGACCTCGTGGATCGCCTGCTCGATGGCGGCGCGCGCGCCGTCCGAGACGTATCCGCCGTTCAGCACGCGGCTCACGGTGCCCCGCGAGACCCCTGCCGCGCGTGCGACGTCGTGCACTGTGCTGCGGCGCCGCACGGAGGAAGGGGAGTCCATGCGCGTCAGCCTATCGACGCGAATCGGACTTGACGGAGTCGGCGCGCGATGTCAGTATGTGCACGTTCACACATTCTGCAGATGACTTTCACAGTCCGAATGTGTGCACGTGCACAGTCCGCACAACTTTCTCGCCTGACGCAAAGGAGCGCCCCTCGGATGTCCGACGCCGCTGCACCCGACCTGCTCGCCACCCTGGGTGGCGATGGGCTGATCTTCGGATGCGACTACAACCCCGAGCAGTGGGACCGCGAGACGTGGCTCGACGATGTGCGACTCATGCGCGAGGTCGGCGTGGGCCTCGTGGCGATCAACGTCTTCGGGTGGTCGGAGATCAATCCGGCGCACGGCGTGTGGGACTTCGCGGCGCTCGATGAGATCATCGCGCTGCTCCACGAGAACGGCATCCGCGTCAACCTCGGCACGGGCACGGCGTCACCGCCGCCGTGGCTGAGTGCGCGGCATCCGGAGATCCTCCCGGTCGCCGAGGACGGCACCCGCAGCTACCCGGGCGGCCGGCAGGCCTACTGCCCGAGCTCCCCCGTGTTCCGCGCGTACGCGGCAGAACTCACGACGCGCGTGGCCGAGCGATACGGCGCACACCCCGCCGTGGCGCTCTGGCACGTGTCGAACGAGCTCGGCTGCCACAACGCGCTCTGTTACTGCGACGCGAGCGCCGAGGCGTTCCGCGGATGGCTGCGCGCGCGCTACGACTCGGTCGACGCCCTCAACCGCGCGTGGGGCACGGCGTTCTGGAGCCAGCGCTACGGCGCGTGGGAGGAGATCTTCCCGCCCCGACGCGCCCTGTCGCTCCGGAACCCCGCGCAGATGCTCGACTTCCAGCGCTTCAGTTCGGATGAGGAGCTCGGGCTCTACCGCGCCGAGGCCGCCATCATCCGCGGCCGCAGCGTCGCTCCCGTCACGACGAACTTCATGGTGACGGCGCACATCCGCAACCTCGACTACTGGTCGTGGGCCGCCGAGATGGACGTCGTTGCGAACGACCACTACCTCGACCGCCGCCTCGACGACCCGCGCGCCGAGCTCGCGTTCTCGGCCGACCTCACCCGCGGCCTGGCGGGCGGCGGGCCCTGGATCCTGATGGAGACCTCGACCGGAGCGGTCAACTGGCAGCCGCAGAACCTCGCGAAGGCTCCGGGCGAGTTGCTCCGCAACATCGCCGCGTACGTCGCGCGCGGCGCCGACGGCATCTGCTTCTTCCAGTGGCGCGCGTCTGTGCAGGGCGCGGAGAAGTACCACTCGGCGCTCCTGCCGCACGCCGGCACCGACACGGCGGCCTGGGCCGATGTGCAGCGACTCGGCGCCCTCCTCGGCCGACTCGGCGGACTGCACGGCACCCGGGTCACGGCGCAGAGCGCGATCCTCTTCGACTGGAACAGCTGGTGGGCCCTCGAGGGCGAGGGTCGCCCCAGCGACCAGCTCGCGTACCTCGATCAGGTACACGCGGCCCACGCCGCCCTCAGCGCGCACGGCCTGACCGCCGATGTCGTGCACCCGAGCGCCGACCTGTCGGGGTATCGCCTCGTGATCGTGCCCGCGCTGCATCTGGTGTCGGATGCGGATGCCGCCGCGCTCCGCGCCTTCGCCGAGGCGGGCGGCACCGTGCTCGTCACGTTCTCCAGCGGCATCGTCGACGAGACCGACCGGGTGCGTCTCGGCGGCTACCCGGGGGCGTTCCGCGACCTCGTCGGCGTGTTCGGTGAGGAGTTCGCGCCCCTCGCGGCGGGTCGCCCCGTGGCTCTCTCGAACGGCGCGACCGGGTCGATCTGGACCGAGCGTCTCCGCGCGCACGACGACACCGAGGTCATCGCGACCTACCTCGACGGCCCCGCGGCGGGCGGGCCCGCTCTCACCCGGCGGCGCGCCGGCGACGGCACCGCCTGGTACGCCGCCACCCTGCTGGACCCGTCCGGCTACGCCGATCTGATCGGGCAGATCGCCGCGGAGGCGGGCCTCACGGGCTTCGCCGGCGCCGGCCCCGACGTCGAGATCGTCCGTCGCGCAGGCCAGGGCCGTTCCTACCTTTTCGCCATCAATCACGGGCACGCAGAGGCGTTCGTCGAGGCGCGGGGACGCGATCTCGTCTCGGGAGAGGCCGCGACCGGCCGCCTCCCGATCGCCGCCGGCGGCGTGCGGATCATCGAGGAGATCTCATGACGACGTCCATCGTCCAGGCGCCGCCCCCGCGGCGACGGATCCGGGTCGCGCACAAGCGCGCGATCGCGATCCTGCTGGTGCCCTTCGGCATCCTCTTCACGCTCTTCTACATCCTCCCGATCGGGTTCGCGATCGGGCAGTCGCTGCTCGTCGTCGAGCGCAACGGCACCTTCGGTCGCGCGGAGCTCGTGTTCGGCGGGTTCGCACAGTACGCGCTGGTGTTCCAGAACGAGCAGTTCTGGGCCTCGGTCGGCCGGATGCTGACGTTCGGGGTCGTGCAGGTGCCGGTCATGCTCGGGCTCGCGCTG
It includes:
- a CDS encoding LacI family DNA-binding transcriptional regulator, whose translation is MDSPSSVRRRSTVHDVARAAGVSRGTVSRVLNGGYVSDGARAAIEQAIHEVGYVPNTAARNLVRQRTQAVGLIVHEPHSLFLEDPNIGGILLGANTALSEADYQMVCLVVDTARDTDRVARYLSGGFVDGVVVISAREHDPITAVVSRLGLPAAYVGHPPDISGAWVGIDNRGAARAVTQRLRATGRRRIGIIAAALDRDSGTDRLAGFREALGEDFDPALVEPVPLYAFADGAAGMERLLARVPDLDGVFAASDAVAAGAMQALRAAGRRVPEDIGVVGFDDSAWARRTTPHLSTVHQPAEGLGVAAAQAVLAQLGGDESARKGIVLDAPIVWRGSA
- a CDS encoding beta-galactosidase, translated to MSDAAAPDLLATLGGDGLIFGCDYNPEQWDRETWLDDVRLMREVGVGLVAINVFGWSEINPAHGVWDFAALDEIIALLHENGIRVNLGTGTASPPPWLSARHPEILPVAEDGTRSYPGGRQAYCPSSPVFRAYAAELTTRVAERYGAHPAVALWHVSNELGCHNALCYCDASAEAFRGWLRARYDSVDALNRAWGTAFWSQRYGAWEEIFPPRRALSLRNPAQMLDFQRFSSDEELGLYRAEAAIIRGRSVAPVTTNFMVTAHIRNLDYWSWAAEMDVVANDHYLDRRLDDPRAELAFSADLTRGLAGGGPWILMETSTGAVNWQPQNLAKAPGELLRNIAAYVARGADGICFFQWRASVQGAEKYHSALLPHAGTDTAAWADVQRLGALLGRLGGLHGTRVTAQSAILFDWNSWWALEGEGRPSDQLAYLDQVHAAHAALSAHGLTADVVHPSADLSGYRLVIVPALHLVSDADAAALRAFAEAGGTVLVTFSSGIVDETDRVRLGGYPGAFRDLVGVFGEEFAPLAAGRPVALSNGATGSIWTERLRAHDDTEVIATYLDGPAAGGPALTRRRAGDGTAWYAATLLDPSGYADLIGQIAAEAGLTGFAGAGPDVEIVRRAGQGRSYLFAINHGHAEAFVEARGRDLVSGEAATGRLPIAAGGVRIIEEIS